One Gammaproteobacteria bacterium genomic region harbors:
- a CDS encoding nucleoside-diphosphate sugar epimerase produces the protein MDDAEQDVGAVWVLADDRTGNVNQAVGVAEALGAPFAIKPLAYDRCGGWPNLVRGASLLGVAGDSRAALAPPWPRVVIAAGRRTVPVARYIKKQSGARTFLVQIMWPGPPLGDLDLVAVPEHDEVPAQVNVMRTLGAPHRVTRARISAEGEKWRDCFADLPRPRIAMLVGGAARDKGFDASVAGDLGRRASELARSAGGSLLITTSRRTGVVARNALLGAIDAPAYLHIWSREGDNPYFAFLGLCDGVIVTGDSTSMCSEACATGRPVYIFAPPAKTAPKHQRLHQALYAGGYARPLRGAFEDWTCPPLNAAEEIAARVRAMVLP, from the coding sequence ATGGATGATGCTGAACAAGATGTTGGTGCCGTGTGGGTCCTGGCTGACGACCGTACCGGCAATGTGAACCAGGCGGTGGGGGTGGCGGAGGCCTTGGGGGCTCCTTTCGCGATCAAGCCGCTGGCCTATGACCGCTGCGGGGGGTGGCCCAATCTGGTGCGGGGGGCGTCCTTGCTGGGGGTGGCGGGGGACAGCCGCGCCGCCCTGGCACCGCCCTGGCCGCGGGTGGTGATCGCGGCGGGGCGGCGCACGGTGCCGGTGGCGCGTTACATCAAGAAGCAAAGCGGCGCTCGGACCTTTCTCGTGCAGATCATGTGGCCGGGGCCGCCGCTGGGGGATTTGGATCTGGTGGCGGTGCCGGAGCACGATGAGGTGCCGGCGCAGGTCAATGTGATGCGCACACTGGGAGCGCCCCACCGGGTGACGCGGGCACGGATCAGTGCGGAGGGGGAGAAGTGGCGCGACTGTTTCGCCGATCTGCCCCGGCCGCGCATCGCCATGTTGGTGGGTGGCGCGGCCAGGGACAAAGGCTTTGATGCCTCGGTGGCGGGAGACTTGGGACGGCGGGCTTCCGAACTGGCCCGCAGCGCCGGCGGGAGTCTGCTCATCACCACCAGCCGCCGCACCGGGGTGGTGGCCCGCAACGCGCTGCTCGGGGCGATTGATGCGCCCGCCTATTTGCACATCTGGTCGCGGGAAGGGGATAACCCGTATTTCGCTTTTCTCGGCTTGTGCGATGGGGTGATCGTCACCGGTGATTCCACCTCCATGTGTTCCGAAGCCTGCGCCACCGGCCGGCCGGTGTACATCTTCGCGCCGCCGGCAAAGACGGCGCCCAAGCATCAGCGCTTGCACCAGGCCCTCTATGCGGGCGGCTACGCCAGGCCCTTGAGGGGGGCATTTGAGGATTGGACTTGTCCGCCTTTGAATGCAGCGGAGGAGATCGCAGCACGGGTGCGGGCGATGGTGCTGCCCTAG
- a CDS encoding 3-deoxy-D-manno-octulosonic acid transferase — protein sequence MRHLYSGLLYLITPCVVLRLLWRSRRAPDYRRRWGERFGWVPVRDQPCVWLHAVSVGEVQAAAPLIEWLLARGEAVLVTTTTPTGSERVRSLFGGRVAHCYLPYDLPGAVARFLKRIRPRLGVIMETELWPNLFRACRRAEVPLVLANGRLSERSAAGYRRLGGLAREVVRDLSVIIAQGQADAGRFLSLGAEPERVRVSGNIKYDLSFQPGTKTQAGILRRMWGEARPVWIAASTHAGEDEPILEAHARVRRRLPEALLVLVPRHPERFDAVAELCARRGCPVVRRTEWRACERGTQVFLGDTMGELPMMYAASDVAFVGGSLVPTGGHNVLEPAALGVPVVVGPHIFNFAAISDALIAAGAAVRVMDAGELAGAVHTFLVDPDARRSAGARGAAWVANNRGALRRVQDIVEAFLVGAWRG from the coding sequence ATGCGCCACCTCTATTCCGGCCTTTTGTATCTCATCACCCCCTGCGTTGTCCTGCGCCTGCTGTGGCGCAGCCGCCGCGCCCCGGATTACCGGCGGCGTTGGGGCGAACGTTTCGGGTGGGTGCCGGTGCGGGACCAGCCGTGCGTCTGGCTGCACGCCGTATCCGTGGGTGAAGTGCAGGCCGCCGCGCCTTTAATTGAATGGCTGTTGGCGCGCGGCGAAGCGGTATTGGTCACCACCACCACGCCCACCGGCTCCGAGCGGGTGCGGTCCCTGTTCGGCGGGCGGGTGGCCCATTGTTATCTTCCCTATGATTTGCCCGGCGCAGTGGCCCGTTTTCTGAAAAGGATCCGGCCGCGCCTGGGCGTTATCATGGAAACAGAGCTGTGGCCCAATCTGTTTCGCGCCTGCCGCCGTGCCGAGGTGCCGCTGGTGCTGGCCAACGGCCGCCTGTCCGAGCGCTCCGCCGCAGGCTATCGCCGTCTGGGCGGCTTGGCGCGGGAGGTGGTGCGGGATCTTTCCGTTATCATCGCCCAAGGTCAGGCCGATGCCGGGCGCTTTTTGTCTTTGGGCGCCGAGCCCGAGCGGGTGCGGGTCAGCGGCAACATCAAATACGATTTATCTTTTCAGCCCGGCACCAAAACCCAAGCCGGCATCCTGCGCCGCATGTGGGGCGAAGCGCGGCCCGTGTGGATTGCCGCCAGCACCCACGCGGGCGAAGATGAACCAATATTGGAGGCCCACGCCCGGGTGCGCCGGCGTCTTCCCGAGGCCCTGCTGGTGCTCGTCCCCCGTCACCCCGAACGTTTCGATGCCGTTGCCGAACTTTGTGCCCGGCGCGGCTGCCCCGTCGTGCGCCGCACCGAATGGCGCGCCTGCGAGCGGGGCACCCAGGTTTTTCTGGGCGATACCATGGGCGAACTGCCCATGATGTACGCGGCTTCCGATGTCGCCTTCGTCGGCGGCAGCCTCGTCCCCACCGGCGGCCACAACGTGCTCGAACCCGCAGCCCTGGGCGTGCCCGTCGTCGTCGGGCCCCACATTTTCAACTTCGCCGCCATCAGCGACGCCCTGATTGCGGCCGGCGCGGCCGTGCGGGTGATGGATGCCGGGGAACTTGCCGGGGCCGTGCACACCTTCCTCGTTGATCCCGATGCCCGTCGCAGCGCCGGTGCCAGGGGGGCGGCATGGGTGGCCAACAACCGCGGGGCCTTGAGACGGGTGCAGGATATTGTGGAAGCGTTTTTGGTGGGGGCTTGGCGGGGGTAA
- a CDS encoding ADP-glyceromanno-heptose 6-epimerase has translation MIIITGGAGFIGSNLVKALNGRGRRDILVVDNLSRGEKFNNLADCDIADYLDKEDFHQAIAGGRRFGEVEAVFHQGACSTTTEWDGRYMMRNNYDYSKQLLHYCLARGVPFIYASSAAVYGAGPVFKEERRFEVPLNVYGYSKFLFDEYVRRLWSGAASQIVGLRYFNVYGPREQHKGSMASVAYHLHQQLLQGDTVKLFEGCDGYADGEQRRDFIYVDDVVAVNLWFLEHGGKSGIFNLGTGAAQAFNDVAHAVIRWHGRGRIEYIPFPGHLRGCYQSYTQADMSALRDIGFDGGFATVEEGVRRYLDWLSGAAR, from the coding sequence ATGATCATCATCACCGGTGGCGCCGGGTTTATCGGGTCCAATCTGGTCAAAGCGCTGAACGGGCGCGGCCGGCGCGACATTCTGGTGGTGGACAATCTGAGCCGGGGCGAGAAGTTTAACAACCTGGCCGACTGCGACATCGCCGATTACCTGGACAAGGAAGATTTCCACCAGGCCATTGCAGGTGGCCGCCGCTTTGGCGAGGTGGAGGCCGTGTTCCACCAGGGCGCGTGTTCCACCACCACCGAGTGGGATGGGCGCTACATGATGCGCAACAATTACGACTACTCCAAGCAACTGCTGCACTATTGCCTGGCACGGGGGGTGCCGTTTATTTACGCCTCCTCCGCCGCGGTCTATGGCGCCGGCCCTGTCTTCAAAGAAGAGCGCCGCTTTGAGGTGCCGCTGAACGTTTACGGTTATTCAAAGTTCCTGTTCGACGAATACGTGCGCCGCCTGTGGTCGGGCGCCGCCAGCCAAATCGTCGGCCTGCGGTATTTCAACGTCTACGGCCCCCGCGAACAACACAAAGGCAGCATGGCCAGCGTGGCCTATCATCTTCATCAACAACTGTTGCAAGGGGATACCGTGAAACTGTTCGAAGGCTGCGACGGCTACGCCGACGGCGAGCAGCGGCGGGATTTCATTTATGTGGACGACGTGGTGGCGGTGAACCTGTGGTTCTTGGAACACGGCGGCAAATCCGGCATTTTCAACCTTGGTACCGGCGCCGCCCAGGCCTTCAACGACGTGGCCCACGCCGTCATCCGCTGGCACGGCCGTGGCAGGATCGAATACATCCCCTTTCCCGGGCATTTGCGGGGGTGCTATCAGAGCTACACTCAGGCCGACATGAGCGCGCTCAGGGACATTGGTTTTGATGGCGGCTTTGCCACCGTGGAAGAGGGCGTGCGGCGCTATCTGGACTGGCTGAGCGGCGCCGCGCGGTGA
- the hldE gene encoding bifunctional D-glycero-beta-D-manno-heptose-7-phosphate kinase/D-glycero-beta-D-manno-heptose 1-phosphate adenylyltransferase HldE, whose translation MTIHIPDFQAARVLVVGDVMLDRYWHGGASRISPEAPVPVVRVGETEDRPGGAGNVALNLAALGGGVTLVGVTGADESAALVEAQLAAAGVDCRFEKMGGAPTITKLRVISRHQQLIRLDFEQALPAAAAAAVLAHARACLPQCQVVLLSDYGKGTLAAAPELIAAARRAGRPVLVDPKGRDFSRYRGATVVTPNWAEFEAVAGECPSEEDMVVKARALLEAHNLGAVLVTRGEQGMSLMQGGRPPLHLPTRAQEVYDVTGAGDTVISTLAAALASGESLEQATALANLAAGVVVAKLGTATVSVPELRRAQRDSHVSESGVLSEAQLLAAAAQARAHGDAVVMTNGCFDILHPGHVAYLDQARKLGDRLIVAVNDDASVRRLKGPSRPINPLDYRLAMLASLKSVDWVVPFSEDTPERLICAVGPDYLVKGGDYRPEAIAGYGCVTGRGGKVIVLDYVDGHSTSRIIEKIKEQA comes from the coding sequence ATGACTATCCACATCCCCGATTTCCAAGCCGCCCGCGTGCTGGTGGTGGGTGACGTGATGCTGGACCGCTATTGGCATGGCGGCGCCTCGCGCATATCGCCCGAGGCGCCGGTGCCGGTGGTGCGGGTGGGGGAAACTGAAGACCGGCCCGGCGGCGCGGGCAATGTGGCGTTGAACCTGGCCGCCCTGGGTGGCGGGGTGACGCTGGTGGGTGTCACCGGCGCCGATGAATCCGCCGCCTTGGTGGAGGCCCAGTTGGCCGCCGCCGGGGTGGACTGCCGCTTTGAAAAGATGGGCGGCGCGCCCACCATCACCAAGCTGCGCGTTATCAGCCGTCACCAACAGCTCATTCGTTTGGATTTTGAACAAGCCTTGCCCGCCGCGGCGGCCGCCGCGGTGCTGGCGCACGCCCGCGCCTGTTTGCCCCAGTGCCAAGTGGTGCTCTTGTCCGACTACGGCAAAGGGACGCTGGCTGCGGCACCGGAGTTGATTGCCGCCGCCCGCCGGGCGGGCCGTCCCGTGCTGGTGGACCCCAAGGGCCGGGATTTCAGCCGCTATCGCGGTGCCACCGTGGTCACCCCCAACTGGGCCGAGTTCGAAGCCGTGGCGGGCGAATGCCCCAGCGAAGAGGACATGGTGGTCAAAGCCCGCGCCCTGCTGGAGGCCCACAATTTGGGGGCCGTGCTGGTCACCCGCGGCGAGCAGGGCATGAGTTTGATGCAGGGGGGCCGCCCGCCCTTGCATCTGCCCACCCGCGCCCAGGAGGTGTACGACGTCACCGGCGCCGGTGACACGGTCATCTCCACCCTGGCCGCCGCTTTGGCCAGCGGCGAATCCCTGGAGCAGGCCACGGCCCTGGCCAATCTGGCCGCCGGGGTGGTGGTGGCCAAGCTGGGCACGGCCACGGTGAGCGTGCCTGAACTGCGCCGCGCCCAGCGGGACAGCCACGTGAGCGAAAGCGGCGTGCTGAGCGAGGCCCAATTGCTCGCCGCCGCGGCCCAGGCCCGTGCCCACGGGGACGCGGTGGTGATGACCAACGGCTGTTTTGACATTTTGCATCCCGGCCACGTGGCCTATCTGGACCAGGCCCGCAAACTGGGCGACCGTTTGATTGTGGCGGTAAACGATGACGCATCCGTGCGCCGTTTGAAAGGCCCGTCCCGCCCCATCAATCCGCTGGATTACCGTCTGGCCATGTTGGCCTCACTCAAGAGTGTGGACTGGGTCGTGCCCTTTTCCGAAGACACGCCGGAACGTCTGATCTGCGCCGTTGGCCCGGATTACCTGGTGAAAGGCGGTGACTACCGGCCGGAGGCCATTGCCGGCTACGGCTGCGTCACCGGCCGCGGTGGCAAAGTGATTGTCTTAGATTATGTGGACGGCCATTCCACCAGCCGCATCATTGAAAAAATCAAGGAGCAGGCATGA
- the lpxL gene encoding LpxL/LpxP family Kdo(2)-lipid IV(A) lauroyl/palmitoleoyl acyltransferase: MPDTAPPLEPRFFAPRYWPTWAGIGLMKLIARLPPGFRIRLGRFIGNTFGRISRRRRHIAAVNLVLCLPGLDDQARATLLGEHMESLGLSLVETAVAWWAKDSTLWPCIQVEGMEHLTRLLEQGRGVIVMPAHFTTMEVCGRLLSMHAPVHFTYRLHKNPLFEACQRRARIAHRKTGISHAAGLVLHDDMRTMVRLLKGGNALWYSPDQNYAGKQSAFVPFFGVPASTITATSRLAKITGAALVPVVTYRVAEGRAYRLVVSPPLDGFPSDDAVADTARLNQIFEAQIQKAPAQYLWVHRRFKTRPAGEADVYR; this comes from the coding sequence ATGCCCGACACCGCCCCACCCCTGGAACCACGCTTCTTTGCGCCCCGCTACTGGCCCACCTGGGCGGGCATCGGCCTGATGAAACTCATCGCCCGACTGCCCCCTGGTTTTCGCATCCGGCTGGGCCGTTTTATTGGAAACACCTTCGGCCGCATAAGCCGCCGCCGGCGCCACATCGCCGCGGTGAATCTCGTCCTGTGCCTGCCCGGGCTGGACGATCAGGCCCGCGCAACCCTGCTCGGCGAACACATGGAATCGCTGGGGCTTTCCCTGGTGGAAACGGCAGTGGCATGGTGGGCCAAAGACAGCACACTCTGGCCCTGCATTCAAGTCGAAGGCATGGAACATTTAACCCGCTTGCTGGAGCAGGGCCGCGGCGTGATCGTGATGCCCGCGCATTTCACGACCATGGAAGTCTGCGGCCGTCTGCTCAGCATGCATGCGCCGGTGCACTTCACTTACCGCTTACACAAAAACCCCCTGTTTGAAGCCTGTCAGCGGCGCGCCCGCATCGCCCACAGGAAAACGGGCATTTCCCACGCGGCGGGCTTGGTGCTGCACGATGACATGCGCACCATGGTGCGCCTGCTCAAAGGCGGCAACGCGCTGTGGTATTCGCCGGATCAAAACTACGCCGGCAAACAAAGCGCCTTCGTGCCCTTCTTCGGCGTGCCCGCCTCCACCATCACCGCCACCTCGCGCCTGGCGAAAATCACCGGCGCCGCCCTCGTGCCCGTGGTAACCTACCGCGTGGCGGAGGGACGGGCGTATCGCCTGGTGGTCTCCCCACCGTTGGACGGTTTTCCCAGTGACGACGCCGTGGCCGACACCGCGCGTTTGAATCAAATCTTCGAAGCGCAAATACAAAAGGCACCGGCCCAATACCTTTGGGTGCACCGGCGTTTTAAAACGCGCCCGGCGGGAGAGGCCGATGTCTACCGTTAA